In a single window of the Acidobacteriota bacterium genome:
- the ruvX gene encoding Holliday junction resolvase RuvX, translating into MQDQVEETHNTNEIADPEIITAAGRLLAFDPGTKLWGVAVSDPTRSVASPLTAVSSTNWKRLLSSVKELIARYDAAAVVIGLPLESDGSEGKMSRYSRRCAEKLRLSIDLPIHLQDERVTTFEARRRLWLRGKNAKLEKNAVDSEAAAVILGDFLDRLTSANK; encoded by the coding sequence ATGCAAGACCAAGTTGAAGAAACACACAATACCAACGAAATCGCAGATCCGGAGATCATCACGGCGGCCGGCAGACTGCTGGCGTTCGATCCCGGCACTAAATTGTGGGGAGTCGCCGTTTCCGATCCAACTAGATCAGTAGCATCACCGCTCACCGCCGTTTCTTCAACAAACTGGAAAAGATTGCTGTCAAGCGTCAAAGAACTAATCGCCCGTTATGATGCTGCGGCAGTGGTCATTGGTTTGCCGTTGGAATCTGACGGCAGCGAAGGCAAAATGAGCCGTTATTCACGCCGATGTGCCGAGAAACTGCGGCTTTCGATAGATCTTCCGATCCATCTTCAGGACGAACGGGTGACCACCTTCGAAGCACGGCGCCGATTATGGCTGCGGGGAAAGAACGCCAAACTCGAAAAGAATGCGGTTGACAGCGAAGCCGCCGCAGTGATCCTTGGCGACTTCCTGGACCGTCTTACTTCGGCGAATAAGTGA
- a CDS encoding penicillin acylase family protein, whose amino-acid sequence MKLFSRFAVAMGIALILIVPVVRSQSEAAITGLRDKVIVQRDDRGIPYIEAKNELDLYFMQGYVIASDRLWQLDLLRRLARGETAEIFGRMTLEQDKRWRRFGFAKVASDSLDRMGPEIVRALRAYSDGVNAYMSSLPDDKLPREFQILRYKPRPWEPADSLVIGKILADALSSTYQRDLQRLAIAGMPADKADDLTKTVTPYDVVLFGKDSKPPGRVSEIAPHPNDLNWSDQLFKDNKLREASLRSVGLYAEDLAASNNWVISGKRTASGKPILANDPHLAPAAPGIWYMAHLSMPGVKAAGVTFPGTPGIVLGHNEHIAWGATNVGPDVQDLYAETIRDGKALTASGLREVRTRTESIRFRANPTDPTLSIENLAVTETDNGPIILNQGDRSYSLKWTALDPKNNEVEAFFLINRAKNWEDFRKALRSYGGPTQNFVYADTKGNIGWQVAGAIPIRRVGDGALPYDAGKSDGDWIGMIPFAELPFLYNPPEGFIMTANQRIVGTDYKYPQMSRDAAPPWRARRLYELISADPKATLESSEAAQFDIMNIPLKMFAADLAGLNVLDETTLHALKTWDGRMSVISTTATYVNEVRNCFGETIANAFRPATAAAVRERVLYWAVRDRSSRWLPATFKDYGELAKYCDAQTVEKLSKKYSADRETWHWGKEAAANFPHPLAQTPLIGTLFATPKANLDGSGQTPNVASYVSMRHVATPGDWDKTRFVIPLGQSGDPSSKHFRDQFGAWSSGKAPIFPFSPVAIKAAAVTNVTYSPK is encoded by the coding sequence ATGAAGCTCTTTTCACGTTTCGCGGTCGCGATGGGCATCGCTTTGATATTGATCGTCCCGGTTGTCAGGTCACAGTCAGAGGCCGCAATAACGGGTCTGCGGGATAAGGTCATCGTCCAACGGGATGATCGAGGTATTCCGTACATTGAAGCAAAGAATGAACTGGATCTTTACTTCATGCAGGGCTATGTGATCGCGAGCGACCGACTGTGGCAGCTTGATCTGCTGCGGCGCCTTGCTCGCGGCGAGACGGCAGAGATCTTTGGCAGGATGACCCTGGAACAAGATAAACGCTGGCGGCGTTTTGGATTTGCTAAGGTCGCTTCCGACAGCTTGGATAGGATGGGGCCCGAGATCGTGAGAGCACTACGGGCTTATTCGGACGGCGTTAATGCGTATATGTCGTCTTTGCCCGACGATAAGCTGCCGCGAGAATTTCAGATCCTGCGTTATAAACCTCGTCCTTGGGAACCTGCGGACTCGTTAGTGATCGGAAAGATCCTGGCGGACGCCTTAAGCAGCACCTATCAGCGCGACCTTCAACGTCTTGCGATCGCCGGTATGCCCGCCGACAAGGCCGACGATCTGACCAAAACGGTTACCCCTTATGATGTGGTGCTTTTCGGCAAGGATTCAAAGCCCCCGGGACGTGTCTCCGAAATTGCACCCCACCCAAATGATCTCAATTGGTCAGATCAACTCTTCAAAGACAATAAGCTTCGCGAGGCGTCACTTAGATCCGTAGGACTTTATGCCGAAGACCTTGCGGCAAGCAACAATTGGGTCATTTCCGGAAAACGCACGGCAAGCGGGAAGCCAATTCTTGCTAACGACCCTCATCTAGCACCAGCCGCACCGGGAATTTGGTACATGGCACATTTGTCGATGCCGGGCGTTAAGGCTGCGGGTGTAACGTTCCCCGGCACACCCGGTATTGTGTTGGGACATAATGAACACATCGCATGGGGCGCGACGAATGTCGGTCCTGACGTACAGGATCTATACGCCGAAACAATACGGGATGGAAAGGCATTGACCGCGTCGGGGTTGAGAGAAGTCCGGACGCGAACCGAAAGCATTCGGTTTCGTGCAAATCCTACCGATCCAACACTTTCTATTGAAAATCTCGCGGTTACTGAAACGGACAACGGCCCTATCATCTTGAACCAAGGCGATCGGTCGTATTCGCTGAAATGGACGGCGCTCGATCCAAAGAATAACGAGGTAGAGGCGTTCTTTCTCATCAACCGTGCGAAGAACTGGGAAGATTTTCGCAAAGCACTGCGATCCTACGGCGGACCGACGCAGAATTTTGTATACGCTGACACAAAAGGAAATATTGGGTGGCAGGTTGCGGGAGCGATACCGATTAGACGCGTCGGGGACGGTGCTTTGCCGTATGACGCCGGGAAGAGCGACGGAGACTGGATCGGTATGATCCCGTTTGCTGAATTGCCGTTTCTGTACAACCCACCCGAGGGATTCATTATGACGGCGAATCAACGTATCGTCGGGACCGATTATAAATATCCGCAGATGTCACGAGACGCGGCCCCACCTTGGCGTGCCCGACGCTTGTATGAATTGATCTCGGCAGATCCCAAGGCGACATTGGAAAGCTCAGAAGCAGCTCAATTCGATATTATGAACATCCCGTTGAAGATGTTCGCGGCGGACTTGGCCGGATTGAATGTTTTGGACGAGACGACCTTGCATGCCTTGAAGACGTGGGACGGCCGAATGTCCGTTATCTCGACGACAGCAACCTATGTCAACGAGGTTCGCAACTGCTTCGGCGAGACCATCGCCAATGCATTTCGGCCCGCTACCGCTGCCGCGGTCCGGGAGAGGGTCCTTTACTGGGCCGTCAGGGACAGATCGAGCAGATGGCTGCCCGCGACGTTCAAGGACTACGGCGAGTTGGCAAAGTACTGCGACGCACAGACGGTAGAGAAGCTCAGCAAGAAATATTCTGCAGATCGTGAAACATGGCACTGGGGGAAGGAGGCCGCAGCCAATTTTCCGCACCCGCTTGCACAGACTCCGCTTATCGGAACACTTTTCGCGACGCCTAAAGCCAATCTCGACGGCAGCGGACAGACGCCGAATGTCGCGTCATATGTTTCAATGCGGCATGTCGCAACGCCCGGGGACTGGGATAAAACGAGATTTGTCATTCCATTAGGCCAATCCGGTGATCCTTCGTCGAAACATTTCCGAGATCAGTTCGGTGCATGGAGCAGCGGCAAAGCGCCAATATTTCCATTTTCTCCGGTTGCGATAAAGGCCGCGGCTGTTACGAACGTCACTTATTCGCCGAAGTAA
- a CDS encoding cytochrome c, with amino-acid sequence MTYLKLSIVIAASVFFAASCGGGTVENKQPENKQAETAKTPSQPSEGNPEARDRGAIMKDLYTANCALCHKEDGTGGKMSKDGKTLNVEDLTAEKIKKMSDEKIAGYINNGVPKEGMPAFKDKLNEREVAMLVRYVRVLQSPPSAASNTGDPTGSK; translated from the coding sequence ATGACGTATCTAAAACTTTCCATTGTTATCGCCGCGTCGGTCTTTTTTGCAGCATCTTGCGGCGGCGGCACCGTTGAGAACAAACAGCCTGAAAATAAGCAGGCTGAAACTGCTAAAACGCCGTCACAGCCCTCTGAAGGCAATCCGGAAGCTCGCGACCGCGGGGCAATAATGAAGGACCTCTACACCGCAAATTGCGCCCTTTGTCACAAAGAGGACGGAACAGGCGGCAAGATGAGCAAAGACGGAAAGACCCTTAACGTCGAAGATCTGACGGCTGAGAAGATCAAAAAGATGTCAGATGAGAAGATCGCCGGCTACATCAACAACGGCGTACCTAAGGAAGGAATGCCGGCATTTAAGGACAAGCTCAATGAACGGGAGGTTGCAATGCTTGTCCGATACGTCCGAGTCCTTCAGTCGCCTCCGTCGGCTGCATCGAACACAGGCGATCCGACAGGTTCTAAATAG